In Chitinophaga sp. H8, the sequence ATTACAAAATATTAATATGACCGCTGTATTCATTTACTACCGGGCTATTTATTTACTTGAAAACTTTTTTTTAGTAAGACTAATGGTAACCATCCGGATGATTGTATTATTAATGGAAAGGGCATCAGGATGTTTAGCATTTAGCTACATCAAGCGAGTAATGCAAAAACCATGCTTATTATCCGTCATCATTATTTAGTCACCATTATTTTACATCATACTAAATTGAAAAGCCATGAAAAAAGTAATCACAGGAACACTCGCAATGGTAGCCGTAACAGTTGGATTGTTTGCATTTAAAACTGCTGATGCCGGAATGATTACCGGTAAATCTGCAACAGATAGTGCCGCTGTACTGGCAGTTGACTCCCTCAAAGTAATTGACTCATTAAAATCCAATGATTCCCTAAAAGCGGTAGAAGCTGGTTCTATCACTGGTAAAGTGAGCCCTGCAGACGGTGCTACCGAAGTAGAGGCCACTGAAGGTGAAACCAAGCTGACTGCAACTATCACAGAAGGCGCGTTCACTATTAAAGATGCCAAAGCCGGAACTTACACCGTAGTTGTAAAGGGCAAAGCTCCTTACAAAGATGCCACTATCAAAGATGTGAAAGTGGAAGATGGTAAGCCCACGGACTTAGGCGAAATTAAACTGGAACAATAGTCGCTTATCAGGAACAATACTAACCATAGTTTTTTATTGCATGATTGTTCCCCAAATTCTAGCCGGCTTGCACACCGCAAGTCCGGCTTTTTTTGTCCAGTTTAACAAATGTTAGGACTTTGTTAAATTATAAATATTGTACTTTCGGTGGCTGATTAAAAAGCAGTTCCGGATTTTATGCGTACCGTTCTTCTCCTTCTCATTTCCAACACATTTATGACTTTTGCCTGGTATGGTCACCTGAAATACCAGGGAGTAGCACTTTGGAAAGTCATTCTCATCAGCTGGGGAATTGCATTTTTTGAATATTGTTTTATGGTACCGGCCAATCGCTTTGGTGCCCAGGAAGGATTTACCGGATTTCAGCTAAAAACCATACAGGAAATCATCACACTCACTGTCTTTGCACTCTTTGCCATCTTTTACCTGAAAGAGCCTTTCCGCTGGAATTACCTGGTTTCCTTCGCCTTTATATTAGGGGCTGTTTATTTCATGTTCAAAAAATAAGAAAGGCGGCTGTCAGCCGCCTTAAAATAGTATTGTTATGGTCTGTAGAATTAATCGTTGATCATTATCTGGTTATCCTCACTTCATAAAGCGCTAGATCATAGTTGGTAACAGGGTACAGCCGCTGCTGTGCCTGAATAGTGTCAATGAAACCCCGTGATTTGTAATCCCATCCATCATAATTTTCCCTCCGGGAGTAATTAATTACTATTTTTGAAACTCTGTAAACCGCGTATTTATACATGTTTTTAAGAATTTATACCACACTTGTTTTAATCTTCACTGCCTGTGCGATATCCTATGCACAACCATCTCCTGCACTTAATGCAGCTGATATCAAATTGCAGTTGAAGAAACTGGATGTTTTGGGCAGTGTTTTATATTTTGCCGCTCATCCTGATGATGAAAATACCCGCCTGTTGGGGTATCTGGCCAAGGAGAAGTTATACCGCACCGGATATTTGTCGCTTACCCGTGGTGACGGAGGACAAAACCTGGTGGGAAATGAGCAGGGCGAACTGCTAGGGTTGATCCGTACACAGGAGTTGCTGGCTGCCAGGCGCTTAGATGGTGCGGAACAGTTTTTTTCCCGCGCACAGGATTTCGGGTTCTCTAAAAATCCGGAAGAAACATTTACTATCTGGGATAAAGATAAAATACTGGCAGATGCCGTTTGGGTAATCCGGAAATTCCAGCCGGATGTGATCATCTGCCGGTTTCCGGCGGATAGCCGTGCAGGCCATGGCCATCATACGGCTTCAGCTATAATTGCAGCGGAAGCGTTTACTGCAGCGGCAGATCCTAAAAAATATCCTGAACAACTGCGTTATGTAAAGCCCTGGCAAACCAAACGGTTGTTGTGGAACACCTACAACTTTGGAACCCTGAATACCACTTCCAATGATCAGTTTAAGATAGATGTGGGGGTATATAACTACCTGCTGGGAAAGGGATATGGGGAAATTGCAGCAGAAAGCCGCTCTCAGCATAAAAGCCAGGGGTTTGGTGTGCCGGCGGGCCGTGGTTCGTCAATGGAATACTTCACCACCATTAAAGGTACTACACCTGAAAAAGGGCTGTTGGATGGGATTAATACTACCTGGCAACGTGTACCCGGAGGACAGGCTGTCGAACAATTGATGGCTAAAGCCCTGGCTGGCTATAACATGGAAGATCCTGCTGCCAGTGTACCCGCTTTGCTGACTATACGAAAAGCTATCCAGGCACTGCCCGAAAGTTATTGGCGTAACCAGAAACTAAAAGAAACAGAACAGCTCATCCTAGCTGCTTCCGGTATATGGGTGGAGGCATACAGTACTACTGCTACGGTAGTGCCCGGGCAGCCTATGGAGGCACTGGTACAACTGATCAACAGAAGTAAGATCCCGGTAAAACTGCAGCAACTGTCTTTACCCGGAAAAGATTCCAGCATGGGAGCGCAATCATTGCCTTTCAACCAGCTGGTAAGTATTTCTAAAGCTTTAATGGTACCGGCTACCACGCCGGTTTCTCAGCCTTATTGGCTGGAGGAAGCGCATGCGCTGGGTACTTTTGAAGTAAAAGACCCGCTGGTTATCGGGAATCCGGAAAATATCCCTGCTCTGCAGGCTGTGGTGAAACTGAACATAGGAGGGCAGGATTTTACGATTACCCGTGCGTTGCAATATAAATATACCGACCCTGTAAAAGGAGAATTGTATGAACCATTGGTCATTGCTCCTCCGGTAGTTGCTAACCTGAACAATCAGGTATTTATTTTTACCAGTGCTACGCCACAAACTGTACCAGTAAAGCTGAAGGCCATGGCCGACAACACTACAGGAACCGTACAGTTACAGCTGCCAGCCGGCTTCAAATCTGCTGAAAGCAGCCTGCCGTTTTCCCTGTCAAAGAAAGGAGATGAAATGACAGTACAGTTTAATATTGCTCCTGTAAAAATGAATGGGCATAACCGGGTGGATACTTTTACCGTAGCTATGAACTGCAACGGCAAGCAATACACGCAAAGTATACAGCATATTAATTATGATCATATACCAGCCATTACTTTATTCCCACAGGCTGCTGCCAGACTGGTGGCGGTAGACCTGAAACATAACGGAAATAAACTGGGGTATATACCGGGAGCAGGTGATATGGTAGCGGCCTCTCTCAGACAGGTAGGGTACGATGTAACGGAACTGGGAGAAAAAGATATTATGGGAGGCAACCTGCAACAGTATGATGCCATCATCACCGGGGTCAGGGCTTATAATACCAATAACCGTCTTAAATACTGGCAGGAAAAACTGATGAACTATGTTAAAGAGGGTGGCGTGCTGCTGGTACAGTACAATGTAAATAACCCATTGGTGACTACCGCATTGGGACCATATCCGTTTAGCCTTTCCCGCGACAGGGTTACGGATGAAACTGCACCGGTAAAACTACTGCATCCGGATCATCAGATAATGCAATATCCAAATACTATTACTGCCGCTGACTTTGAAGGATGGGTGCAGGAAAGGGGATTATACTATCCGGGTAATGTGGATGGTGCTTATGAAAAACTATTTGAGATGAATGACCGTAATGAAGCCCCCCTGGATGCAGCTGTTATTGTGGCCAACTACGGTAAAGGAAGATATGTGTATACCGGGTTGTCGTTTTTCCGGCAGTTGCCCGCTGGAGTACCTGGTGCCTACCGTTTATTTGTAAATCTGATTTCAGCAAAAAAGTGATATTGAATTATATGGGAAAAGAACAAGAGGGAAACCGGGCTCGGCTCAATATAGGTGCAGGATTATGTATTGTTATCGGCCTGTTGATTGGGTTTGCGATTAAGCGGGTACATATAGGTCTGATGATAGGACTGGGGCTGGGGTTATTGAGCGGTAGCCTGTTGCGTAAAGGAAGATAAATCAGCATTTGGTCATTCATAAATGATAATCATATGGAAAATGGTAAACCTCCACTGTTCCCCAACTGGGGCATATGGTATGCAGTAGTGATTATTTGGTTACTGCTGCTGATTGAATTTTTCTATTTATTCACTAAAACATTTTCATGAGTCTTATTGATTGGATAGTACTATCAGTAGCACTGGCAGTAATAATACTGTATGGTGTGTGGAAAAGCCGGGGCCAGAAAGACATGGACAGCTATTTCCTGGGTAATCAATCGATGCCCTGGTTTATTGTATTGTTATCCATTATAGGTACCCAGGCTAGTGCCATCACCTTTTTATCTGCTCCCGGACAGGCCTATACAGATGGGATGCGGTTTGTACAATATTATTTCGGATTGCCATTGGCAATGGTGGTATTATGTATCACTTTTGTACCCATTTTCCATAAGCTGAAAGTATATACGGCCTATGAATTCCTGGAAAAACGTTTTGATCTGAAAACGCGTACGCTGACAGCCATGCTTTTTCTTATCCAGCGGGGACTGTCTACCGGGATCAGCATATATGCTCCTTCTATCATTCTGTCTTCCTTATTAGGATGGAATATCTACTGGACCAATATAATTATGGGCGGGTTGCTGATCATTTATACCGTAGCCGGAGGTACTAAAGCAGTATCTTATACGCAAACCCTGCAGTTGGCAATCATCTTTGCAGGCATGTTCCTGGCCGGGTGGATGGTAGTGCATCTGTTGCCACCAGATATAGGTTTCAAAGAGGCACTGCATGTATCTGGTAAAATGGATAAACTGAATGTGATCGTTACGGATTTTGACTGGAAGGATAAGTATAATATCTGGAGTGGTACTATCGGTGGTTTTTTCCTGGCGCTGTCTTATTTTGGAACTGATCAGTCGCAGGTAGGACGGTATCTTACGGCACGTTCTATTACAGAGAGCCGGCTGGGGCTGCTGATGAATGGGCTGGTTAAAGTGCCTATGCAGTTTTTAATACTGATGATAGGGGCGCTGGTATTTGTATTTTATATGTATTTCAGGGCACCTATATTCTTTAATGAGGCCCAACTGGCTAAAGTCCATACAACAGCTGAGGGGCCTGCCTTGAAGCAACTGGAAAGTACTTACCAGCAGTTGTCTGAACAGAAACATACCCAGGTAAAAGCCTTGTCGGCAGCGTTGGCTACCAAAGATGAAGCACAGATAGGGCAGGCTAAAACAGCGTTGCAACAAACAGAGCATACGGCTGCTGGGGTGCGGGCGGAAGCGATCACTCTGATCAAAAAGGCGGACCCTGCTGCCGATACCAATGATACTAACTACATATTCCTTCACTTTGTAGTGAATAATTTACCCAAAGGCCTGGTGGGACTGTTGATTGCCATTATTTTCCTGGCAGCGTGGGGAAGTATTGCGGCAGCTTTAAATTCGCTGTCTTCCACTACCATCGTGGATGTTTACAAGCGAATGATTAACACAAACGATACGGAAGAGCACTATTTCAAGGCTTCCAAGTGGTGTACGCTGGTATGGGGAATATTTTGTGTAGCAGTTGCACAGTTTGCCAGTGAGTTGGGCAGCCTGATCGAGGCCGTGAATATTCTGGGGTCCCTGTTTTATGGGGTCATATTGGGTATTTTCCTGGTTGCCTTCTACATTAAACGGATCGGGGCCACGGCAGTATTCTGGTCGGCTATTGTATCGGAAGTGCTGATCATCACTATTTATAAATCAGATATTGTGTCCTTCCTCTGGCTGAATGTAATAGGATGCTTGCTGGTGATTGTGCTGGCAGCTATCCTGGAAGTAACGATGCCTAAAATGCGGAAGGCATAATTTTTAGCCATTAAAGCTAAAAAAACAGCCGCTCTCCAACAGGGAACGGCTGTTTTGGTGACAGGCAAAGCAAAATGCTATTTATGCCGGTTCCAGCGCAAAGGCAGCTAATCCGGAAGCATCACGGGAATATAACCGGATGTTGCCGTCAATGGTTAATACACTTACACTTAGTTGTTCTGCAAATGCGCCTTTGCCACCGCTGCTGCAAATACCCAGCAGTGTATCCGGAGAAAAGGTTTTAGAAAAGATGCTGGCAGTGCTGCGTACATATGGTACACCATCTCCTGCAGGAGCGTCGCCAATGACCATACCGCTTACATTGGTAGCATTTTTTTGTGCCGCATCATTACAGGTACCTTTCTGTACTACAAAGCCAAAGTTGGCAAAGTTGTTAGGATGGTAGGCCTGGAATGAGATTTTTATGAGGCTGTTATTGTTTTTTTGCGCTGGGTTATATTTAACGAATCCGCAACAATCGGTTGAAGCGTCTACATAATCAGGTCCGGTGAGTATTTTTATTTTGTCAACGGCTGCTTTACATGATTGATTGTCGATCCGCATCAGCATTTTATAGGCCGAAACGTTTCCACCGCTTTCAATCAGCATATTGTCTGGGGCCAGGATACTTGGGCTGAAAGTATCCGGTTTGGGAACCCGGAAGAACTGACTGGCCTTCGGAACATTTACCAGGTGCCCGGCACCATTGAACAATTCCAGCTTAAATTCATAAAGCCCATCTCCATCCAGTTTGGAATCAAAGGTTACACTCACCGTGTTCTGGTCCCAGAAAGGGCTAGATTCCGGTGCATTTACAGGGGCCATAGCAGGGCTTGTAGGAGGGATGATGTACAAGTCAGGGGTACCGCCAATAGGGTAGGGCCCAAGTTTAAAGCTGTTGGAGCCAAATTGTTTATGGCCGCCACCATCTATATATTCAAATGTATAGCCTTTGCTGATGGGGTTACTCAACCTGGTATAAGCGGTGATGCCGGTGTCAGACAGGTCTGCTTCTTTTACCTTGCGGTAAGACCAGCGGTAATATTTAACACCGGTAGATGGCAGGCCGCTGCCAAACTGAAGCAGGAAGTAGAGTCCGCCACCAAATGGTTGGCGGTAATCGCCGGAGGTGACCTGTGATAAGGTGACTACGGCATCTGTTAAGCCTATACGGTTAAAACTTTTTCCCTGGATGGTAACCAGGTCATCCACCTGTTTGATACGGGATACACTGGCGCCATGGCCAATGCTTTTTACCCATACAATGTCACCATCTATCACATCACTGCATTCCCAGCGAACGCGGTCATCCGTAATTTTAATATTCACCTCACTGCCACATACAAAATCCCAATAGGTGTAGCAGGGGATAGGTGGCTTATATACAGTGGTCCATACACCATCTATAAAATATTCTACCCAGAAATACAAGTCGGGATGATCTCCATCCACCCAATACACGATAGTGGTGTCAAACTTACCGTTGTAATCAGTATATACGGTTTTAATTTCATCACTCCGGTAAAAGTAAGGCCATATCCAGGGGATGAGGCAGAAATATGGATGAAATAACTGCAGATTTGCCTGCAGGGTATTCCGGATAGCACTTACATTGCCGGATAGCAATTGTTGTTTGATTTCAGGGGTAATGCTGCGCAGTACGTTTTCACGTGCTACCGGCGTAATCATAGACTGGGCACCGGTTATACGTGGGGCTGCTTCGGCTAAAGGATGAACATCTAACGCCAACGGGCGTATTTCTGTGGCTATTTCAGGCCGGATTACTGTTCCGGGAAAATGAATAGGACCAGGGTCCGGGATTGGAATCGGAATGGGGCGTTCCGGATATAATATAATGTCCGGAATCTTTTTGATGATGTAATCGGGTATTTTAGGCAGCAGCCACCATATTTTATCTATTTCACAGATATGTACGCGAGCATGACAGATAGGCCTGTTCTGCGTTACGCCGCTCATGCTAAATGTTTTGTACACATTGCCTCTTACTCTGCAGAAACGTAGTTTCCAAAGCTTCAGCAGATTGGCAGGGATGGGTAATACCTTCAGATTGCCTTTGGGATCAAGATTTAAAACCGGTTCATAAGGCTTGAACCGCTGCAGATCTGCAATGGTAGTAGCTGTTTCCAGCCTTTCGTCACCGGCGGGAACAATAAATACACGGGTATCTCTTATACCTCGTGCAGCCATTTTAAAATCCGCTTTATCACCGGTTACGGCGACGGATTCCATCAGCTCGCCTTTCCGGTTGAACAGGAAGGCCTTTAATGGAATGTTTTCCTGGGGTTTGGACTCAAAGCTGACGGGGATACTCAGCTTTAATTGTTCTTTTGCCATGATAGATAGTTTTTCAGTTTTAATAATGGGGTGTTGTAATCATAAAGACGTGCACTGCATTGCACATTGATTGATAGGAACAGATTTACATGATGCTTTAGCATTTTGGGGTGTATCAATAAAAAACAAGCTGATGATTCACAACATTCCCTTCAGAAAGTGTAAACGTTGATTTTTCACAAGTAATCTTAAACGTGTTTTTTGGGGGTGTGCGTTTATAAGCATAAACGTTTTAACGGATACAAATATAGACACATTTGTGCATGCCAGCCAAGAGAAATAATACGGATAATTATGCCGGCGTATATTTACTGGTGGCGGTAGGACTGGAACGATAGCAGGTGAAACGGGGGAGATAAACGGAGGAATAATCAGGGTAAATGGTGGTATCGGTAAACACCTGTTTTAAAAATAAAAATGTCATCCCGGAAAGAGATGACATTTTTATCTTTAAAAGCAATAGATGCTTATAAGGTAGCAAGCAGTTTATTGTTCAAAGCTACATAATCATCGTTCTGAGCTTCTTTAGCCAGTTCAATAGATTTTAAGGCAGTAGCTTTAGCACCCGCTTTATCTCCGGCTTTAGCCTGGATCTTAGCTTTCAGGTGATACATGTAGAATGCTTTCGGATTCTCTTTTACCGCAGCATCAACCCAGCCCAGTGCTTTTTTCAGGTCTTTGCCGGTTTCAAAGTAATAGGCAGCAGCCTGGAAATAAGGTTTCTTATCAGATTTCATTGCTGCATCAATATCAGCAGTAATTTTGCCATCAATGTTAGCAGTGATTTCTACAGGTACCATGGTTTTATCCCATAGCAGCATCATCGTCATGGAAGAAGGCATTACCTTATCAAAATTGATCATAAAGCTTTCCACTTCGATGGGCATATCAACTGAATTAACGCTAACACGTACCACATCATTTTCTGGTTTGTAAGCAGCCGGGCTGGTTACATCCAGGCTTTTGGTCAGGATAACTGTCCATTCAGAACGGCCGGGAATAGTTAATAAACCATATTTACCAGCTTTTACCGGTTTACCGCCGAAGTTAATATCTTCTCCAAAAGTGATGGTAGTAGCGCTGTTGGCACCTGTTCTCCAGACTTTGTTATTAAAAGGAACCAGGTCACCCATAATCGTTCTGCCTTTCATAGCAGGACGGGAATAGCTTACTTCTACCGCAGACAACGCAAAATCCTGTTTAATAGTTTGTGCGGGGCTGGGAGCAGGCATCTTAATACCCTGGGCAAATGAGGAAGAAGCGGTCAGCATAAGCAGGCTGCACATGGCAGGCATACAATAGCGTAAAGGTTTCATATTGGTGGCATTTTTAATGAGTGTAAATGTAAGCCTATTATTCAATAATTCCGTTGCGGAAAGCATATAAAACTAAGCCAACACTATTCTTAACATTGATTTTTTCAAGGAGTTTCTGACGGATCCCCTCTACGGTGCGGGGGCTTAAATAAATCTCTTCCGAAATTTCCTGGGTGGTCCGTTCATTACAGATCATACGCAATACCTCTACTTCCCGTTCGTTTAACTGGATTTCATTGCTCAGCGTAGGTTTGATCTGCTGTTTGTTTTTATGTAATACCTTTTTAAGCAGGGCAAGATTTACGTTTTCATTAAAATAGAAGCCTTTGTCATGTGTGGTACAGATGGCCTCATAGATCTCCTCCGGTTCTGCATTTTTGAGCAGATAGGCATTGGCACCATGCTCTATCAGATGTACGATGAAGTTATCATCCTCATACATGGTCAGGATAATGATTTTTACCTGCGGATATTTCTCTCTTACTTTAATAGTAGCTGCGATGCCATCCATATTAGGCATCTTCAGGTCCATGAGAATAACGTCCGGCATTTGTTGTTCCAGATGCTGAAGCAGGTGCTCCCCATCTTCAGCTTCAAATACTACATTGATGTTTTCATAGGGAATGAGTGTATTAATCACTCCACTGCGGAATATCTTATGGTCATCCGCAATTGCCACTTTTATTAAATGTGCCATAGGGTGACAGTTGATTGAGAGGTATTTTTAGTCATGTTAAGATGTTGTAAATCACAGTTTTGTTAATTCAAACCAGTAATCGGCGGCAATTTACCAATAAAACAACATAAGTATCAACTATTTAGGCAACCGGCTGATAATTTTCCACTTTTATCTCCGCTATCGTTCCTTTGGGGGTTCGTTGTACAAAATTGATATTTCCATCTATAATATTCAAGCGGCTTTCAATATTTTTTAGCCCCAGGCTATCATTTTTTTTACGGGAAGTTTCGAGGGAGGTCAGCAGTTTCCCATTTCCATCATCTTCAATATTGATAGTCAACAGGGTAGGAGAACTCTTATAGGTAATGACAATTTCACTGGCCTGGGCATGTTTCAGGATATTATTAATTAATTCCTGCACTACCCGGTATATATTCAATGCCTTTTCACGGTCTACCTTTTGCCCGTTGCCAGCTGTTTTAAAGGCGATCTGTACCTGTTTGTTCTTGTTCATCAGGCTGCAAAAGGAGTCCAGTGCATGTGCCAGCCCCAGGTTGTCCAGCGCCTGGGGGTGCAGGCTTTGAGAGATGTACCTCAGCTGCTGGATAATGATATCTGTAAATTCCTTGGTTTCTTTCAGGCGCTCCTGTTCTCCGTTGCCGGTTTTCAGATGAGGCTGCAATCCATTAAGATTTAGTTTAAGGACAGACAGTTGTGCACCTACTTCATCATGCAGATCCTCCGCAATGCGCTTTCTTTCCAGTTCCTGTCCTTGCAATACTGCAATCAGGCGCTCTTTCTGTAGCTGCAGGTCTTTATCCCTGATCGTCAGTTTATGTTGTACTACCTGCTTTTGTTGCAGGATCACCAGTACTACCACCAATATTCCAAAGGTTAGCATTACTGCTGAACCTATCACAATAATGTCCACTATATTCATGGCGCCACTCTTTTTACCTTTAAAACGCCAATATAAAAAAGAATTACCTGAATAATGCCTGAAATATAGATGAGGGCAAGTAACGTAATGGTGGTAATAGCATTGGTTTGCAGAAAATTATAGCTCAGGTTAAAGAGGAAGGAGCAGCACAGATAGATAAACAAACCGGCATTAAACCAGAAAGCAGGTAAGGAGTTAATGTAAATAGACTTTTGTATCAGCTCTTCATCACGGAGGAGTTGGAAGAAGAAAAGGACTCCGTAAGATATTAAAATAAAGGAACTGATGGAAGTAGAAATGGAATTAAAAAACCTGAGCCCTTCCAGTTTGGAATAGTCGATTACAAAAATACCTGTCGCAATTCCGGAAACAATCCTGATCAGCTTGCGTAAAAAAGGAGCGTGGATAACATGATAAAAGAAGATAGAAAGGATAACGAACTGGATAAAATACATAATAGTCATAAACCACATATTATTTCCAGTGGTTCTTAGTAAATCAGAGCCAACCGCAAACAATAAACTGACGACCAGATAGTAGTAAATGCATTTCCCGGCTTTATTAAGTTGTTTGTATTTGATGGTAAAGGGGATCAAACACAGTGTTTCGATCCCCACCATACAATAAAAAATAGTAACAAGAATATTCACTTATGTTCCTTTAGAGGGGTTCTTAGGGTTTTGTAGAGCAATAGGTTGGACATGGAAGGCCAGCATCAAGCAATAATGCCGGTGCCCCTGCACTTTTAGCAACAGCTTCAGTAGGGCCTGCCGGGAGGATATCATCCCCGTTCTTATCTACGCCTACCAATACCATTGTCTTTTCTTTTACGCCATCTCCATCAGTGTCAACCTTTATACCATAATAAATACGCAGTGCTACACAGTCAGGATGGCTTAGTAACTCAATTACTTTCTCCTTACCAAAACAGATGGCTTTGGTATATCCTTTTTTCTTCTTTTGAGACTGGTCATCCTCATAATTCAATCTTAGTTTCATCGCTGTTTCCAGGGAAATAAATTCACCGGCATCGGGAGGAAAAGGTTTTTTCGCATTTGTACTCATGATTGGGTATAGTTTTAGTGGCGGTAAAATTATTATAAAAAATGACTTATCCAACTAGCTGATTGTCATAGCACGTTTGTGCTATGCTGCGGTATAGGTGCATGAAATATATCCTGGAGGGGGATTTTGGAGGGTATCCTAAGCCGTGCCAAAATTGGGGTTTGCGTACTTTTCCCCTAAAAATGCGTAGAACTACGCATTTCTATTTTCTAGGGGTATAACGCTTGACAGGGATAGATTACTTTCCAACCTTTGCATCAACAACCGGAATTTAGACAATATAAGATTGTAACTACTATTGCCGTACTGGAATTAAAATTTGGCCTTTCTACCTTGTTTGTTTTTTATTAAAGTATGCAGAGGGTTTACTGTTGCCTTAAACAGTGCCATTTAAGATAAACTCGTTAACCTCTTTTTTAAAAATTTAACTATGAGTTACTTTTTAATTGGAAATATCTCTGCACTCATTAGTGATGATTGTATTGAGCCGCTGGCAAATGCACGGATTCGTGTTTATCTGCCGGAAGCGGGGTATCAGGCAGCTCAGGCAGACGTTGACCGTTTCAGGGATTTGTGTGAGCTAACAGAAAAGGAGGTACTGCTGAAAGCAGACCGCCTGCTGGCAGAAACCAGGTTAGATGAAGATGGCAGCTTCAACCTGGAATGGGAACAGCTCCACTTGTTTACGGAGCCACTTGAACTGGACCTTTGTCTGGATCAGGTACCCGGAAAAAGTGCTGGCAGGCGGCTGAGGCGTCAGTTTAATATGAGCCGGCTGGTGCCACATTGGAAAAGATCAAAAACAGGATACCTCGCTGCATTCGCCTATGTAGTACCAGCGGCCCAA encodes:
- a CDS encoding sodium:solute symporter — encoded protein: MSLIDWIVLSVALAVIILYGVWKSRGQKDMDSYFLGNQSMPWFIVLLSIIGTQASAITFLSAPGQAYTDGMRFVQYYFGLPLAMVVLCITFVPIFHKLKVYTAYEFLEKRFDLKTRTLTAMLFLIQRGLSTGISIYAPSIILSSLLGWNIYWTNIIMGGLLIIYTVAGGTKAVSYTQTLQLAIIFAGMFLAGWMVVHLLPPDIGFKEALHVSGKMDKLNVIVTDFDWKDKYNIWSGTIGGFFLALSYFGTDQSQVGRYLTARSITESRLGLLMNGLVKVPMQFLILMIGALVFVFYMYFRAPIFFNEAQLAKVHTTAEGPALKQLESTYQQLSEQKHTQVKALSAALATKDEAQIGQAKTALQQTEHTAAGVRAEAITLIKKADPAADTNDTNYIFLHFVVNNLPKGLVGLLIAIIFLAAWGSIAAALNSLSSTTIVDVYKRMINTNDTEEHYFKASKWCTLVWGIFCVAVAQFASELGSLIEAVNILGSLFYGVILGIFLVAFYIKRIGATAVFWSAIVSEVLIITIYKSDIVSFLWLNVIGCLLVIVLAAILEVTMPKMRKA
- a CDS encoding DMT family protein; protein product: MRTVLLLLISNTFMTFAWYGHLKYQGVALWKVILISWGIAFFEYCFMVPANRFGAQEGFTGFQLKTIQEIITLTVFALFAIFYLKEPFRWNYLVSFAFILGAVYFMFKK
- a CDS encoding sensor histidine kinase, which encodes MNIVDIIVIGSAVMLTFGILVVVLVILQQKQVVQHKLTIRDKDLQLQKERLIAVLQGQELERKRIAEDLHDEVGAQLSVLKLNLNGLQPHLKTGNGEQERLKETKEFTDIIIQQLRYISQSLHPQALDNLGLAHALDSFCSLMNKNKQVQIAFKTAGNGQKVDREKALNIYRVVQELINNILKHAQASEIVITYKSSPTLLTINIEDDGNGKLLTSLETSRKKNDSLGLKNIESRLNIIDGNINFVQRTPKGTIAEIKVENYQPVA
- a CDS encoding PIG-L family deacetylase — translated: MFLRIYTTLVLIFTACAISYAQPSPALNAADIKLQLKKLDVLGSVLYFAAHPDDENTRLLGYLAKEKLYRTGYLSLTRGDGGQNLVGNEQGELLGLIRTQELLAARRLDGAEQFFSRAQDFGFSKNPEETFTIWDKDKILADAVWVIRKFQPDVIICRFPADSRAGHGHHTASAIIAAEAFTAAADPKKYPEQLRYVKPWQTKRLLWNTYNFGTLNTTSNDQFKIDVGVYNYLLGKGYGEIAAESRSQHKSQGFGVPAGRGSSMEYFTTIKGTTPEKGLLDGINTTWQRVPGGQAVEQLMAKALAGYNMEDPAASVPALLTIRKAIQALPESYWRNQKLKETEQLILAASGIWVEAYSTTATVVPGQPMEALVQLINRSKIPVKLQQLSLPGKDSSMGAQSLPFNQLVSISKALMVPATTPVSQPYWLEEAHALGTFEVKDPLVIGNPENIPALQAVVKLNIGGQDFTITRALQYKYTDPVKGELYEPLVIAPPVVANLNNQVFIFTSATPQTVPVKLKAMADNTTGTVQLQLPAGFKSAESSLPFSLSKKGDEMTVQFNIAPVKMNGHNRVDTFTVAMNCNGKQYTQSIQHINYDHIPAITLFPQAAARLVAVDLKHNGNKLGYIPGAGDMVAASLRQVGYDVTELGEKDIMGGNLQQYDAIITGVRAYNTNNRLKYWQEKLMNYVKEGGVLLVQYNVNNPLVTTALGPYPFSLSRDRVTDETAPVKLLHPDHQIMQYPNTITAADFEGWVQERGLYYPGNVDGAYEKLFEMNDRNEAPLDAAVIVANYGKGRYVYTGLSFFRQLPAGVPGAYRLFVNLISAKK
- a CDS encoding DUF2911 domain-containing protein, with the translated sequence MKPLRYCMPAMCSLLMLTASSSFAQGIKMPAPSPAQTIKQDFALSAVEVSYSRPAMKGRTIMGDLVPFNNKVWRTGANSATTITFGEDINFGGKPVKAGKYGLLTIPGRSEWTVILTKSLDVTSPAAYKPENDVVRVSVNSVDMPIEVESFMINFDKVMPSSMTMMLLWDKTMVPVEITANIDGKITADIDAAMKSDKKPYFQAAAYYFETGKDLKKALGWVDAAVKENPKAFYMYHLKAKIQAKAGDKAGAKATALKSIELAKEAQNDDYVALNNKLLATL
- a CDS encoding response regulator transcription factor — encoded protein: MAHLIKVAIADDHKIFRSGVINTLIPYENINVVFEAEDGEHLLQHLEQQMPDVILMDLKMPNMDGIAATIKVREKYPQVKIIILTMYEDDNFIVHLIEHGANAYLLKNAEPEEIYEAICTTHDKGFYFNENVNLALLKKVLHKNKQQIKPTLSNEIQLNEREVEVLRMICNERTTQEISEEIYLSPRTVEGIRQKLLEKINVKNSVGLVLYAFRNGIIE
- a CDS encoding carboxypeptidase-like regulatory domain-containing protein, which encodes MKKVITGTLAMVAVTVGLFAFKTADAGMITGKSATDSAAVLAVDSLKVIDSLKSNDSLKAVEAGSITGKVSPADGATEVEATEGETKLTATITEGAFTIKDAKAGTYTVVVKGKAPYKDATIKDVKVEDGKPTDLGEIKLEQ